The genome window GTTGGTTTCTGCGTTCTCTATCAACTAAAAATGATATTCCTCTCTTGATTTTGGATGGACGGCAACTGCTTTTAACATTACAATACAAGGTTTCCTCATGTTTAATGCTATCTGAGAACATCGGAACTGATGCAATGAAACCTGATGCTAGTAAAATACCTATAAGGATACTAGAACTACGTCGTTGCTTAACTAATTGTTGGTTAAATTCCTGTATTTCTTGCATTATCTACCTCCAAAAAGTTTATAAAGGTACACACCTAAACCAGACTTATGAACCCATATCAAGACTGAATTGATATTGTGTACAATGTCTGCAAATCCAGTGATTAAGTAGTTAATAGTTATTGCAGTAAACAAACCGCTTATAAATATTTCAAAGAAGTTCCAATTACCTCTAAATTTCATTATCTTTGTCTCCTGTATTATTGGTAGATGAAAAATTTTTAACTATTCCTAGTAGCACTACTCCAGATAACGCTATTAATAAACTCATCCCCATATCTGGCAACTGAAAACTTAACCCCTCACTACTTCTAATTTCTTGGTAAGTTTGTGCGATCGCCTGTTTAGTCTGGATAATTTCTGAAGTGATTTTACTTGTACCGGAAAATGAAACCGCGCCACCAATAGCTAATTTAACTATTCCTATTAATGGCTTTTGACCTAAGTTAAATTCCCATGAATCAGAACTGATTGAAAAATTAAAACTATCCCCTACGTCAATTAATCCTGGTAACAAACTTACTACTGCTGAAGAAACTTGAATAATGGTTAATGTGACCTGTAGGTTAAAAAGTAACCAACTAAGGCTACAACTCGATATTTGACAAGCCAAAAATAATAAACCGCTATCTATTCGTTTACGGGCTTGAATATCTGCATAGAGTTTATTTTCAATGTGAGTTAAATAACGGACAGTTTCACCCTGTAGCGGTGTTTCTTCACTATCAAGAATATTGTCTAAATCATTGGGTGATTGTGTTAGCATAGGAGTAGTAAAAATAATGACCTGATTACCCCTATCAATTAGCAGTTGGTAGGGGTATTTTAATTACGGTTTAAAATCCGAGTGCTGCTTTAAATTGCATAAATCTTTCTTTGAATCCTGGTGTGTGGTATTGCTTCTCAGGAATCAAGTCATAACGGGCATTTTCACCCTTTTCTAGGGCTTCACTAATCTGCTTAGATTGCAACTGTTCATCAGCAGCTATTTGTTTATTTTCGGGACGGTTTGACTGTTCCAAAATTGCAACTTGTTGATCTACTCCTACCAAGTGAGCATCAACATATCCCTTAATTTGGGTGTAGTTCATCTGGTAGTTATGACGGGTATTTTCGGTATTTTTGGATACTACAAATTCCTGTGCTAATTCTTGCCTTTGGTGAACATACTTTTGTTGTCCTAACATTACTTGACTAGCAGCTTTGTCAATGGCGATCGCTGACTTCCCAGCCTGTAATAAAATGTCAGCAGTTGCCTTATTATAAGCTTCTGAACCGTTGATAATTTCTAGATAAGCTTGTGCTAACTTTGGTGCTAAATCACTGGATAATCTTCCTTGACGGGCTAATTCCCCAATCTTTTGGGCTGCTGCTATGTCTCCACCCATAGCTTTATCAAAATCAGCAAGGGTAACACCAAACTTTTTTCCTAAAACTTGGGTGAGTAGCTTACCTTTGGGTAAAATGTGGTTTCTAAGCTTGGGAACTTTGGCAGGTGGTAACTGTTTCATGGTTTCAACTCCAGATAGTTGTTAGGGTCAGTAAAATAACGGTGATCTGGTTTCTGGATACTGCTATTAAAACGGAAGCTATCAATAGCAGTTAAACCAGCAATTATGGTAATTATTCCTATTATCCAAATAGGATTAATCTTGACTTTGAAGTTATGACGCTTCGGGTAGTTGGAAACATTTAAGCGTTGACCTGACTTTGCTTTTAAAGTCGGTTCTTTGCTGCTGTAGCTGTTTGTTTATGTTCTGTAGTCCGTCGGTTAATTGTTGGGAGTTTTGGTTAAAACCATCGGTAGCTACTTGGGTTATTTCCTCTAAAGTTTCACCAATCTTTTGGGAGTTTAACGCTACCTTATGACGGACAAAAGCAATAATCGCGCTCTTGATTTCTTCTAGTGATTCCTGTAAATCATCAGATGAGTAATTGACGTTTTGGGCTATCAGTTCAATTTCTCCAGTGTTTAAAACAATCCCCAATTCCCCCGCAGTAGAAGCAACTAATTCGTTTTTGGTAGCAGTTGCCAGTGGCGCGGGTTGATCATCCTGTTCTGTGGGAGTAAACAAAGCAGGGTGTTTATAAAATTCTTCCAATTCTTCAGGAGTATTTGGTGCGATCGCTGTTTGGTTCTCAGTATCTAAAGCAGCTTCATTTGTGTGTAAATCGTTGCTATCTATATCCTGTATAGATGCTGTATTGATAGCATTGTCTACACTGTTTACTATGTCTACATCTTCACTGGTTAATGTTTCCAGTTCCATCTGTGTAGGTTCTGCAATGTTTCCAGTTTCAACATCTACACTGCTAAATGTTTCCTCTACTTCTATGGGTACGTCGTCACTAACTACTGTTAATTTGGTGGCAGTAGATAGGAAGTATTCAGTAACGTTATTTTCCTCTTCTTTGGTGATGTTTTCAATATTCTCTACATTAGCTTTGAGGTAATCTTTAATCTCTCCTGACGTAGCTACTACCCCTTTACGTTTTAGGCTTGATTGAACTCGTTTTGCAACTGCGGTTAACATGATATTTACGCTACCTTTGATAATTTAGAATCCTGGACTTTTGCTTTATAGATAAGTGCTACTGCACAGATGGGAATTAAAACCTGTTTGGCGTAAAATGCCTTGGCTTTATATCCCCCGGCGTTTTTGAACCATCTGCTGATAGTTCCTTTATTTGGTACAATCTCTAATTTTTCCAGTAGGTTTATGAACTGTTCCCCCGTACAACCTTCACCAATAGATGATTCAACTTTTGATACTTGACCCTTGATTTTGTGATACTGGGAAAAGTAGCGGGGGGATGTTTTACGAAGTGCAATAAACAATTCAAAACCTGACTTTGTTAGGGGTAATTCTGCTGTTTTCATAGCTTTTTTAGTTCGCCACCAGTGAACATCATTAACCCTACTTCCCATTACAGTTTCATAGATAGTCCGTTCATTCTCCATAGTTTTAATAGTTGCGTTATCTGTTATCTGTAATCTGCAAAATTGCAGTGCAAGCAATACACATCCTACGTTTTTGTATTACGCATATAGCGTATAAGTAAGGGTGTTAGGAGTGCATTTAGTCGCACTATAGGCATTTTTGCGTTATCTGTATTCCCTGGTTAGCTGTAAAAATGCTTCACTATCCTTTACTCACGGGATTTACAAGGTTGTAGGGCATTTACAACTTTTAGGCTATAGTGCTATCATAACTCACAATAGCAAAAGTGAACAAGTGCATAAAAATATTTTCACTATAAAGGGGGATAAGCAATAAAATGAACCAATAAACTAATGAACAATATTTTTAGATGGAAAAATCTGTATTTGTAAGAGGTCGAGTGACTGAAACAGTGCGGGCAAGGTTTAAATCTGCCTGTGCCTTACAAAATAGAACTATGGATAGCGTGATGGAAGAACTGATACTCAATTGGCTAGAACAGCAAAATCCCAATTCAACAGCACAAAATCCAAAAGTGCAAAATCCAAAGGCAAGTTAGAGGGTGTTTGAAAATAAACAATGACAGATGACATCAAGCGTTCCAAAGGTAAGTTTGACCCGGTTAAAGAAACGAGGGATTGGAATATAGCCGCAACTGAGGATCATTGCAAACGAATTGCTAGAAACACAGGTAGGCGACTAATCGAAATCATTGACACTCAAGAGGGTGTTTTGCCAATAGTTTGTATTTTTGAGGATATTACTTATGACTGAAACAGCAACCCAAATACCTTTAAGTGCAGTAATGCCCATGTTTGCTGCTATTTCAGACCGTGATTGGGAACGGTTTAAAGAGCTAGAAGTAGAGTTTGCCAATAGTCACAGTATCGAAGATTGGGCAGATGTTTTTAATTTCCGCATCTTGCCAGCATTAGATAAAGAGTCGAAAAGATGGTTTTTGATTCAAAAATGTAGCAAAGGTTTTACCGTCAAGACTGTGACTGATTAAAGGTGCGATAGCGAAGCGCTCCGTAGGAATCGCTCTCAGTCCTTGACTGGGATTGAGACAGCGATCGCAAAGCAAAAAATCAAAAAGTAGACCTGCTATCAAGAATTGTGCTTTGATCCTCGATAGCAGTATATCTAGTCACATCGGATCAATTGAGACTTTAAAATAAAATGCCTCATTTCGTAGTGCTAGAATGACATAAAATTTACGCCAAATTAATAATAAGCTATTTGGCTATATCCTTTGTGTTTCAAGGCTTCGGCACAATTGACCCTCAAAATTCATGGCTCTCATTCTATGCACATAGAATTGACGCTATTTGCGCCCTAATAGTGGAAAATCAATAATAAGCTATTTGGCTATATCCTTTGTGTTTCAAGGCTTCGGCATAATTGAACCCTCAAAAGTTATGGCTTATTTTTTCTTCTCTATTGTTATGTATATATCGAGATTTTGGGGAAAATGAATATTTGATTTTTTTGAATGTGGTAGGCTTTTTTGATTATAATATCGATCATTCAATCAATTTTTCATAAACATGAAATTAATTTGTTCTCAAGGTGATCTCAGTCAAACAAACATCCAATCACAAACATCAGTAAAAACATCGGCGTAAAATTCACGCCAAAAGGTACAGAGGGAAAAGATCGGTGATTCCTAGAGACGTACAGTTTGTAAAATGCTACCGGGCTTATATGCAATAAATTCAGGAAAAAGGATTGTATAATTTTCCAATTGCATATACATTGATTCATTCCACCAATTAACGCACGTAGGGGGATTTAAACCTTCCTGAGTGCGATCGCAAAAAAAAACGATCTCATCTGAAAAACTGCTTATCCGAACGTCTAGTAAACGTTCGCAGACTTCCAAACGAAACCGCCAACTAATTATTAATATTTTGGAATGATAGCAGTTTTGGTGAGTTGTGTCCTACAACCAACCAAAAAACAATGAAAAATATAGGCAAAACAAAACCCCTAGACTTGACGGGACAGGGGCTTGCAGTAAAAATAAATTTTAAATCAGATGACAGATCCGATAAGAATAATTATAGTAGCATTTACCATAATTGTCAAGAATCTTTTCAGATAAATCAAACTCATTACCACGAATTAATCAGCAGTGGGATTGACCCCGACGTTATCGCTCTAAACTTCAAATCTCTAGAAGGTGACATTACCCATGAATACCTGCTATCGGATGCGATCGCCAAGCTGGGGGACGGGAAACAGACACCCCATAGCAGTCAATACACCACTTCAGAAGTTGCAAGATATTTCAGAATGTACAATCACACCCTAGCAGGTGGTTGGTGGTGTGCCGGTGTTGACCCGTTAAACAATTACGCCCCGATGGAATGGGGATGTTTCAAAGCAGATAACCCAAGACAAAATCCAAAACAGGCAGGGAAGATCATCAAGTATGAACATCCCTACAAATGTTCTAACCGTGCATTTTTCCTGCGAGTGCCTAAACGTATTTGGCAGATGATTAGCGATCGCTACGGCGTACCCATTGGGGACTGTGAGGAATTTTGGGAATGGGTGTTAATAAACAACCTACCCATCATCTTCTGTGAGGGTGCGAAAAAAGCGGCCGCTTTACTATCTTGTGGCTTCATAGCAGTGGGACTACCAGGAATTAATGGAGCTTATAGGAAGATTGAAAATAGCTCGAAAAAACATATTTTAATTCCCGACATAGAACTTTTTGCAACTGTTACCAGAGAATTTATTTTCTGTTTTGACAATGATGTAAAACCTACTACCAGAAAAAATGTAAGGATAGCGATCGCCCAAACATCAAGGCTATTAAAAGCTAAAAAATGCCAAGTTAAAATCTGTGACTGGACGCAAGAAAAGGGTATACCCGAAAAGGGTATTGATGATGTTTTAGTGGTGCATGGTAAAGAAGTTGTAGAGAATATTATTACCACTGCTTCACCCGTCTCTCAGTGGCAGACTCAACCCTATTACCAACTATCAAGGAAGATTAATCTCAACCTTAACCAAAGATATCTAGGGGATATATTAAGCAACATTCCCCACAAAATCATAGGGGTAAAATCTCCCAAGGGTACAGGTAAAACTGAAGCATTAAAACCACTAATTGATAAGCTAGTTGCTGAGGATTACAGCGTTTATCTAGTATCTCACAGAGTCCAGTTGTGTGAGGAATTGTGCAAACGTTTGGGTGTTCCTTATATTGACAATGTTATCAACGGCAAAGCAGATCGCTCTAAAGGTTTTGGAATAGTTGTAGACTCGCTTCATGGACAAGGTAAAGGTCAGTTTGATGTTGAAAATGATACATATTTATTAACCAATAAATATGTAGTGATTCTTGATGAGGTTGAACAGGTTTTATGGCACTTGCTAAACTCATCAACAGAAGTTAAGGAACACCGAACAGAAGTTATTAAACAGCTTCAATTATTGCTGCTTAATGCAGATAAAATAGTGTGCTTAGATGCTGACTTGACAGATGTATCTTTAGACTTTATACAAGACGCTTCTAAATGCAAAGATGACGATATTTTTATCATCAACAATGAGTACAAAGAAGGGGGATATAAGATTTTAAATTATGAAGAAACTACACCAGTAAACTTATTACGAGACTTACTCAAAGCAGTTGACAATGGGGATAAACTATTAATTTGTACTGACTCCCAAAAGATTAAAGGTAGATTTTCTACTCAAAATATTGAGTCAATCATTATCAAAAAATTCCCCCATCTAAAAGATTTAATCCTTAGAATTGACTCGGAAACTATAGCAGATCCCGAACACCCCGCTTATGGTTGCATCACCAAAATTAACGACATCATCAAGCAATATTTAATAGTAATAATTTCCCCATCTGTGGGAACTGGAATATCAATAGATGTCAAGAATTATTTTACAGGTGTATGGGGTTGTTTCCAAGGTGTACAGTCAGAAAACGCAGTCAGACAACAATTAATGAGACTTCGGGATAATGTACCGCGTCATTTATGGATAGCTCCTACTGGTTTATCGTGGCAGGGGGACGGCTCAACATCCTTATATTCAATCTTGAATAGCAATAGAAGGCAATTTAAAATACATCTCCAGCAATTAAAAAACGTTGGTTTTGAGGTGGGAGAAGATTACATAAATACTAATGATTCTGCATTGAACTGTTACGCAAAAATGGCTTGTAGAATTAACAATGAAATGGGAGATTACAGGGGAATTATTCTGGAAAATCTTCTGAATGAAGGGAACACAATCATTAATAAATGCGATGATGACGACGAAGTTATCAAGGAAGAAATAACCAGCATACGAGACGAAAAATACCTTGATCATTTAGACGAAACAGCAGCTATCAATATTGATGATTTAGATAGCAAAGGATATGAGAGATTATCAAACCAAAAGCATAAAACCAAGGCGGACAGACAAAGACATAGAAAATACTCAGTTAAGCAGCGTTACCAAGTTGATGTTACCCCTGACTTGATTTTGAAAGATGACGACGGATACTATCCCCAATTACGTCTCCACTACTTCCTAACGTTGGGATTTGAGAACGTCCCACAAAAGGATCAAGCACCTGCGAAGAAGATGAGAGAAAATCAATCAGTTTTCCTACCAGACTTTAACAAGTCCCAAACATCGGCGAAGGTCAACTTGATGCGATCGCTAAACATTCCCCAAATCTTAGAACTGGACAAGTTCACCCAGACGCACCCACTACTAACCGACATGGTAGACAAGCTCAAAGGCAATATGTGGGATGTGGGAATGTTCCTTGGGAAGCTGCACCCCGACATGACCCCTATTCAAATCCTGAGAAAAATTCTAAAACCATTGGGATTGAAGCTAGACAAAGCAGGACGCGAGGGGACGGGAGATCGCAACTGGATATATAGGATATGTGGCCTCACCGATGGACGGAGTGAAATATTCCAGAAGTGGTACGAGTCCGACTTGGCAAAATCTCAGGACGTGAAATGTATCTTAATGATACAAAATGAAAATGAAAACTGTATCAAAGCTATACCAAATCCGTCCCAAAACTCTAATATTAATAATATTAGTAATCAGGACGCGGCCATAAATCAGGACGCTAACCACCAAACTACTCAACCGGACCACATCCCCCAAAATTGTTTTGTTTGGGACGATCAAGGTCAAGCCTGGGTTGGTGCAGTTCTCAAAAAATCTGAGATTTTGATTAATGGGACATATAAAGCCCTCGTCACCCTGTGGAACGGGTTAGACCGGTGCATCTGGAGTCAATCTCGTATTTCTATTTGTTAGGGGATATATGGGATTTGATTACCAGTTTGTCCAGTTCCTAAGATCGGGGGATATACCATCTGCAAAAACGTTGCTGCTCAGGAAATATCCCCATTTTAGACAATTGGAATATTGGTTAACTATGGTTAACCATGTATGCAACCTTACAATTACAGTAAGTATCAAACTTTAAACATTTATGGGATTAAAAGATTCGCTTGAAAACCTTATGGCAGAAAAGCAAAAACGTGATTCAGTCACCAAACTAAAAAACTCAGGTGTCAATGTCAGCGAGGATAAATCTCATTTACAACACTTTGCTACACCAGGATTTGCTCAAGCTCAAGTCATGGCTAAAGTTGGTAAAAGTCAACTGGATGCCTCAAGCATAAAAGCGATCGCTGATTCAGTGTTGGAACAAGCCCAAAAAACTAAAGATGGGGACTTTAGCGACATTGAAGTTATTCTTCACAGTCAGATAGCTATGCTCTCCACCTTATCAACCCACTTCATGAATAAAGCGATCGCTGGGTACGATTCTGGGGAAGTGCTGACAGCATTACCTCATATTCCTAATGAATTCGCAGAATTAAGCCTCAAGTGTCAAGCTGAAATGCGTAAATGTATCGCGTTGCTGCACGAACTGAAAAACCCCAAAAAACCCAGTCAATTCATTAAAACCTACGTAAATCAACAGCTAAACCAGCTACAAGTAGAGCAAGAACAACTAAAACAACGATTGGAGGAAGGGAACGATGCCCCGGTGGAGTTTAGAAGCGAGAGAACGTCAACGACAGCAGATCCAGAAATGGAAACCTTGGGAACACAGCACAGGGGCAAAAACCCCAGAGGGAAAGGAAAGGTCAAAAATGAATGCTCTTAAGCATGGGTTACGCAGTCAGGAGATGATTGATTTAATGCGTGGGTTGAGTTTGAAAAATTTTCTCAAAAATTTTGACTTTGATTAAAGCAAACGAACTATACAAAATCGTCCCTAGTAAAACCTAGTATTGCAACGTTGCAATTGTTAGAGAGTGCCAAACGTTGTTTTTTGGCTACTCAAATCAAAAGCAGAATGGATCTGTATTGGATCTATTTTGGATATCAATTGGATCTTAAATGCAATAATCATTGTCAATAGCTAGTAATTATTGAGAGTGAAAATTATACCGATAATACGTATTGCACAAAAATGGATCTGTATTGGATCTAGATTGCTAGTGCAATGGATGTGGAATGGATCATTATTGGATCTATTTTGGATCTCAAATGTCACACTTTTTTAATTAAACTTGCTCAATAAAAATGTGAGCATGATTGATTCAACTTGAGATTTTCTTGTTGAACTTGTAAATGCTCATGGGAGAAGTTGAAATTCTCTGACGATGATTCTAAAAGAGTGAAACGAGAAAGTGAACAAAGAAAGTTGAAAATCAGCTTAAAAGTGTTGCAATAGCAGAAAGATATACTGAGAAAAAGTAAACTCAAAACGCTGGGATTTTTTGCTGCTTTGGGTGATGTCTTCTTAGCTGAGAAATATATATCGCGACATAGCTTGCTATGCGCCAAACGTTTTTTTGGGCTACTCAAATCAAAAACTTAGGTGGCGTAAACTTGGCGTAGTATTGGCGTGTACTTGGCGTAGTATTGGCGTGTACTTGGCGTAGTATTGGCGTGTACTTGGCGTAGTATTTTGTCAATAAGCATATTTATTGCAAGTAAATTATATACATAGTGTACTTATTAGTGTAGTATTGGCGTAAACTTGGCGTAGTATTGGCGCTTAGTTGGCATTCAATTGGCGTAAAATTGGCGTAGTATTGGCGCTTAGTTGGCACGTTTTTAGGCTGTAGCCGGTTCATTAAAAATCTGAGTAACTATGGAACAGGTTCATTAAAAATCTGAGTATGATTGATTCGACTTGAGTTTTTTTTGTCTAACTCGAAGATGCTCATGGGAGAAGTCGAAAAAAATTAGCACGACCAGACCAGTTAAACAGAATAGGAAAATCCACCCACTTTGTAATTATCTGCCAATAATTCCCAAACTTTCACATAAAGCTATTTTACAGTGATGCGATAGCATCAAGCTTGCAGCAGTAGCACATTCACTAACGCAATTGTTTTATTTACTTGAGCGCTACTCAAATTCATAATTGATGACAGCAAGATTAAACATCAACCAGTAAACTCAATAAATTGAGCGACTTTAGCACCAGTTGGCACACAAATTACCCAAATTCTGCACCAAAGAAGATAACGAACCTGCCAACCAGCAATAAAATTGTGCAATCAGATTGTGCTGAAATTGCACCACATCTGTGCAGAACTGCACCAAAATACTGCTTTGAGGGTAACTCGACTTAGTGGGTAAAAATAAAAGTGTACTTACTATACTTTCAAGCCATTCTCTGGTAAAATTAGTACAGTAACAGTTAAAATATCAAAAGCAGTGATAGCAGACTTACGCCTGGAGTAAAATTCATGGTAGCTCTGGCAATCTTGCGGATAGACAAACTCAAATCTTTTACTAATGTTAGTGGCAGTGAAGCACACACAGCCCGACTTCAAGATACTCCTAATGCTGATACAACTAAAGACAATATCAGATTAATTGGTGATGATGATGGGTTGCCTTTAGAAGTAGTAATTAAAGCCAAGATTGCATCTACCACTAAACACAAACCACGTAAAGATGCTGTGTTATGTACAGAATTGTTTTTGAGTGCATCACCTAAATATTTTCGACCAGACGACCCATCAAAAGTCGGACAATGGGATGATAATTTAATGTGGGCTTTTGCTCAAACTTCTGCTCAATGGTTGCAAGATAAATATGGTGATAAATGTGTGAGGGCAGAACTACATTTGGATGAATCTACACCACACATTCATGCTTATGTAGTACCAATTAATGACAATACCCAACAACTTAGCCACAAGGAAATGTTTGGTGGTCATGGTCGTGCTGCTAGTATAAAGTTGTCGAAACTGCAAGATAGTTATGCGGCTGCACTTGCACCTTTGGGTATTTCTAGAGGAGTCAAAGGTAGTCAAGCAACCCACACTAAAATTCAGGAATACTACCAAGCAGTCAACTCAGAACCACTAACTTTAGAATTAGACCGACTTGCACCAAAACCAAAAGAAACAGCACAACAATTATTTAATCGCATTCAAGCAGACCCTGTTATTCAAACAATTAATCATCAGTTAGCTGACCGTAAGCTGTTGAGCAAGCAACAAAAACAGGCTTTTGCTACTGCACTTGCTTCTGAGAAATTAAGGCAGCAGCTAGAACAGCAAGTATCAGCACTACAAGCGGAAAACAAAAAGTTGCAGCAGCAGGTTGAACAGTTGAGTGATTTGTCCCTGGAAGATGTTGCTTGGCATTTGGGATTAGACCAAGACAATAGCAGCTATCGCTGCTGGAGAAGGGGGGAACATATTATCTATATCAATGGTTCTCAATGGAGTCACCTTGCACCCAATACTCAAAAAACTGATGCTATTGCTGGTGCTGTTAATATTCAAAAAACTGGTGCTATTGCTGGTGCTATTACTGGTACTGGTGCTGTGGCGTTAGTGAAACACATTAATGGGTGCAATTTTAGAGAAGCTATCGCTTGGTTAAATGACCGTTTTGGTGAAGAGGGGATGCAGAGGGCTGTCACTCACTATGCTAGGCAACAAGCGCAAAAGGTCATCCAAGAGCAAGAAGCACCACAGTT of Anabaena sp. PCC 7108 contains these proteins:
- a CDS encoding plasmid partition protein ParG, with amino-acid sequence MEKSVFVRGRVTETVRARFKSACALQNRTMDSVMEELILNWLEQQNPNSTAQNPKVQNPKAS
- a CDS encoding plasmid replication protein, CyRepA1 family, which codes for MKNIGKTKPLDLTGQGLAVKINFKSDDRSDKNNYSSIYHNCQESFQINQTHYHELISSGIDPDVIALNFKSLEGDITHEYLLSDAIAKLGDGKQTPHSSQYTTSEVARYFRMYNHTLAGGWWCAGVDPLNNYAPMEWGCFKADNPRQNPKQAGKIIKYEHPYKCSNRAFFLRVPKRIWQMISDRYGVPIGDCEEFWEWVLINNLPIIFCEGAKKAAALLSCGFIAVGLPGINGAYRKIENSSKKHILIPDIELFATVTREFIFCFDNDVKPTTRKNVRIAIAQTSRLLKAKKCQVKICDWTQEKGIPEKGIDDVLVVHGKEVVENIITTASPVSQWQTQPYYQLSRKINLNLNQRYLGDILSNIPHKIIGVKSPKGTGKTEALKPLIDKLVAEDYSVYLVSHRVQLCEELCKRLGVPYIDNVINGKADRSKGFGIVVDSLHGQGKGQFDVENDTYLLTNKYVVILDEVEQVLWHLLNSSTEVKEHRTEVIKQLQLLLLNADKIVCLDADLTDVSLDFIQDASKCKDDDIFIINNEYKEGGYKILNYEETTPVNLLRDLLKAVDNGDKLLICTDSQKIKGRFSTQNIESIIIKKFPHLKDLILRIDSETIADPEHPAYGCITKINDIIKQYLIVIISPSVGTGISIDVKNYFTGVWGCFQGVQSENAVRQQLMRLRDNVPRHLWIAPTGLSWQGDGSTSLYSILNSNRRQFKIHLQQLKNVGFEVGEDYINTNDSALNCYAKMACRINNEMGDYRGIILENLLNEGNTIINKCDDDDEVIKEEITSIRDEKYLDHLDETAAINIDDLDSKGYERLSNQKHKTKADRQRHRKYSVKQRYQVDVTPDLILKDDDGYYPQLRLHYFLTLGFENVPQKDQAPAKKMRENQSVFLPDFNKSQTSAKVNLMRSLNIPQILELDKFTQTHPLLTDMVDKLKGNMWDVGMFLGKLHPDMTPIQILRKILKPLGLKLDKAGREGTGDRNWIYRICGLTDGRSEIFQKWYESDLAKSQDVKCILMIQNENENCIKAIPNPSQNSNINNISNQDAAINQDANHQTTQPDHIPQNCFVWDDQGQAWVGAVLKKSEILINGTYKALVTLWNGLDRCIWSQSRISIC
- the mobV gene encoding MobV family relaxase, with translation MVALAILRIDKLKSFTNVSGSEAHTARLQDTPNADTTKDNIRLIGDDDGLPLEVVIKAKIASTTKHKPRKDAVLCTELFLSASPKYFRPDDPSKVGQWDDNLMWAFAQTSAQWLQDKYGDKCVRAELHLDESTPHIHAYVVPINDNTQQLSHKEMFGGHGRAASIKLSKLQDSYAAALAPLGISRGVKGSQATHTKIQEYYQAVNSEPLTLELDRLAPKPKETAQQLFNRIQADPVIQTINHQLADRKLLSKQQKQAFATALASEKLRQQLEQQVSALQAENKKLQQQVEQLSDLSLEDVAWHLGLDQDNSSYRCWRRGEHIIYINGSQWSHLAPNTQKTDAIAGAVNIQKTGAIAGAITGTGAVALVKHINGCNFREAIAWLNDRFGEEGMQRAVTHYARQQAQKVIQEQEAPQFVPPVPDKSNWHLVHDYLTKKRRLPQDLLQKLYQWGLVYADNEQNAVFLLKNLNGETKGAFLQGTRAEDNTLEENNTFTGYAIGTKRTDGWFYLQWGGQPTDEIQKVVLLKSPLDVLSFAMLEVERHRGVPEERIMYMTVDSPRSLPVDLLQDIPEVICAYDNDSAGDEMAGVVSELLPQATRVKPQTQNWHEELLVLLRWQQREREYQQRQKQQRQRERKRESELEL